DNA sequence from the Carboxydothermus pertinax genome:
ATCTTACTTTTTACGGCCAACTGAAACTGGTAACTACAAGTTTTAGAATAAGCCGTGGGATTTTCTGGTAAAGCCCTGGCTAAATGTTTACTGGTTATTTTTCTCGGTAATATTACTTATTTCCAGCTCTTTAGACTTTTCCAGAAAATCGATATTTTCCTTTAAAAGCTTAACTATATCCCGGTCTACTATTTCCTTTTTGGCCATATCTTCTATGATTTCGAGGGCATTTTTTACCGGTAGAGCGTCCCGGTAGGGGCGTTTTTCTGTTAAAGCTACCCATTTATCTGCCACCGCAATAACGCGGGAGAGCAGGCATAGTTGGTCTTTTTTAAGCTTAAAAGGGTATCCCTGGCCGTTTGGCTGCTCATGGTGATATCCCGCCCAGCGGGCGATGTCTTCAAAGCCGTCAACATCTTTCAACAAATAATATGTGAAGTAAGGATGGGCCTTTATCAGTGCAAACTCTTCATCGTTAAGAGGTCCGTTTTTTTCTAAAACTTTATTTGGTACAGCAAGTTTCCCGATATCGTGAAGAAGGCCTGCAATTTCAATTAAAGTTTTTTGGGCAGAATGTCCGGTTATTTCCGCCAGCTGTCCGCTTAACGCTGCTACTTTTAAAGAATGTTTTTCGGTAAATGGGCTTTTAGCGTCGATGATGCGAGCAAAAGGTACAGTTAAAAGCTTTAATTCGCGCTCACCAGCCAAAATTTTAGTTTTTGGTCGTAGATGCTTTAATCTTTCTTCTACATAAATTTCCGTAAGATCGAGCCAAAAACTTTCCTGTCGAGATAGAGATAAAAAGGCTTCAACAATTTTTTCATTAAAAAGGATTTTATTATTTTTTCTAAAATAGCGTTCAATTTCATTTTGTTGCAAGAGAGCTGATTTTTTGGGCAATAACATTAAATCAATCTGGTCTGCAGCAAAAATAATTTGGCTTAAAAATGCCAATGAGTTGTATTTCTCATCGGAAGAAAAATCAATGAATTTGGTGTGGTGGTGTTTTATAACTTGTGCAACTTCGCTAAAAAACGGTACATCTTTTAAAAGTTCATACCCCAAATTTGCATGATTGGTATCGTATTTATCAAGATTATAAATTTCTCGATCAACTAATTTGGCACCGGCTCCCAGGTCGTGGAGAAATGAGGCCCAAAATAATGTTTCATAATCTTTTTCCGGTAGATTTAATTTTTTTCCGAGGGATGCAGCGATGTAAGCAACCCTTTCGTGGTGGTATCCCAACTCTTCTTTGGTAAATTCTAGAGCCTTGGATAAGGCAATTACTACGTCTGTAAGGTCTACCTCGTATTTCATGCTCTCACCTTTTCGGTAAAATTGCCGAAAATATTATACTATATAGGACGAAAAGTGTGTATAATAAAAATTAATACAAGCTTTTTAAAAA
Encoded proteins:
- a CDS encoding HD domain-containing phosphohydrolase encodes the protein MKYEVDLTDVVIALSKALEFTKEELGYHHERVAYIAASLGKKLNLPEKDYETLFWASFLHDLGAGAKLVDREIYNLDKYDTNHANLGYELLKDVPFFSEVAQVIKHHHTKFIDFSSDEKYNSLAFLSQIIFAADQIDLMLLPKKSALLQQNEIERYFRKNNKILFNEKIVEAFLSLSRQESFWLDLTEIYVEERLKHLRPKTKILAGERELKLLTVPFARIIDAKSPFTEKHSLKVAALSGQLAEITGHSAQKTLIEIAGLLHDIGKLAVPNKVLEKNGPLNDEEFALIKAHPYFTYYLLKDVDGFEDIARWAGYHHEQPNGQGYPFKLKKDQLCLLSRVIAVADKWVALTEKRPYRDALPVKNALEIIEDMAKKEIVDRDIVKLLKENIDFLEKSKELEISNITEKNNQ